The following are encoded together in the Cheilinus undulatus linkage group 3, ASM1832078v1, whole genome shotgun sequence genome:
- the LOC121506852 gene encoding tripartite motif-containing protein 16-like: MAQKGVQLDRETFSCPVCLDLLKDPVTIPCGHNYCMNCIKSHWDNEDEKGTYSCPQCRETIKPRPILVKNTMLAVLVEELKKSGLQAAPPDHFYAGPEDVACDVCTGRKLKACRSCLVCLASYCEKHLQLHSDLDPFKKHKLVEPSKKLQENVCSRHDEVMKMFCRTDQQSICYLCSVDEHKGHNTVSAAAERSERQKELEVSRQSFQQRIKDREKYVKQLQQEVEAINRSADEAVEDSEKTFTELINLIEKRSSKVKQQVRSQQGMEVIRVKKLQETVEQEITELKRKDAELEKLSRTEDHTQFLHNYTSLSRPSESTNSSSINAHPVKDFKDILAAVSEVRDKLQALLSEKRTNISQKVTKADVLVSLPEPQTRAEFLKYACDITLDPNTANVQLLLSEGNRRATLTKQRLSYPSHQDRFTDCWQALSREGLTGRCYWEVTWRGRGVCVAVAYKNISRTGSWNKCGFGQNDTSWALDCYNNNTNFWYNKVKTPVSVYPLCSRIGVYLDHSAGVLSFYGISSTMTLIHRFQTTFNQPLYAGLWLNNWPSDDTAQFCQLK; the protein is encoded by the coding sequence ATGGCACAGAAAGGAGTTCAACTGGATCGGGAAACCTTCTCTTGTCCGGTCTGTCTGGATTTACTGAAGGATCCTGTGACTATTCCTTGTGGGCATAACTACTGCATGAACTGTATCAAAAGTCACTGGGATAATGAGGATGAGAAGGGAACCTACAGCTGCCCTCAGTGTAGGGAGACCATCAAACCGAGGCCCATCCTGGTAAAGAACACCATGTTAGCAGTTTTAGTAGAGGAGCTGAAGAAGAGCGGACTCCAAGCTGCTCCTCCTGATCATTTTTACGCTGGACCTGAAGATGTGGCCTGTGATGTCTGCACTGGGAGGAAGCTGAAGGCCTGCAGGTCCTGCCTGGTCTGTCTAGCTTCTTACTGCGAGAAACATCTCCAACTTCATTCTGATCTGGATCCATTCAAGAAACACAAGCTGGTGGAGCCCTCCAAGAAGCTCCAGGAGAACGTCTGCTCTCGTCATGATGAGGTGATGAAGATGTTCTGCCGTACTGATCAGCAGTCTATCTGCTATCTCTGCTCTGTGGATGAGCATAAAGGCCACAACACGgtctcagctgcagcagagaggtCCGAGAGGCAGAAGGAGCTGGAGGTGAGTCGGCAAAGCTTCCAGCAGAGAATCAAGGACAGAGAGAAATATGTGAAGCAGCTTCAACAGGAAGTGGAGGCAATCAATCGCTCTGCAGATGAAGCAGTGGAGGACAGTGAGAAGACCTTCACTGAGCTGATCAATCTCATAGAGAAAAGAAGCTCTAAGGTCAAGCAGCAAGTCAGATCCCAGCAGGGGATGGAGGTGATTCGAGTCAAAAAGCTTCAGGAGACGGTGGAGCAGGAGATCACTGAGCTGAAGAGGAAAGATGCTGAGCTTGAGAAACTCTCACGCACGGAGGATCACACCCAGTTTCTACACAACTACACCTCACTGTCACGACCGAGTGAATCAACCAACTCGTCCAGCATCAATGCCCATCCTGTGAAGGACTTCAAGGATATTCTAGCAGCAGTTTCAGAAGTCAGAGATAAACTCCAGGCTCTTCTGAGTGAGAAAAGGACAAACATCTCacaaaaagtgactaaagctGATGTTTTAGTATCACTACCAGAGCCTCAAACCAGAGCTGAGTTCTTAAAATATGCATGTGACATCACACTGGATCCAAACACAGCAAATGTACAGCTGCTTTTATCTGAGGGGAATAGAAGAGCAACATTAACAAAGCAACGGCTGTCTTATCCAAGTCACCAGGACAGATTCACTGACTGCTGGCAGGCTTTGAGTAGAGAGGGTCTGACTGGACGGTGTTACTGGGAGGTGACCTGGAGAGGACGTGGAGTTTGTGTAGCAGTCGCATACAAGAATATCAGCAGAACAGGAAGCTGGAATAAATGTGGATTTGGACAAAATGACACATCCTGGGCGCTAGATTGTTACAACAACAATACCAACTTTTGGTATAATAAAGTGAAAACCCCAGTGTCTGTGTATCCTCTGTGCTCCAGAATAGGGGTGTACCTGGACCACAGTGCTGGTGTTCTGTCTTTCTACGGCATCTCCTCAACCATGACTCTCATCCACAGATTCCAGACCACGTTCAACCAGCCGCTCTATGCTGGGCTTTGGTTAAATAACTGGCCTTCTGATGACACTGCTCAGTTCTGTCAGCTGAAATAG
- the ppp1r3db gene encoding protein phosphatase 1, regulatory subunit 3Db yields the protein MAWVCEKKQPGEKSGSQPQIISGSTTKITTIRLRDLYDPKPQPPKAPVRIRPPGPRPPSTQQLSPKHSLTIDPPTKTVMRRRAQSLPLSTGKKKELRIQQVRFVDSLGLDLEEVKVFKTQEHPLIPQHVMFRLLMSSELTFGKSLELSLPYFKPCFPEDLRNHPDFVRKLCTQSVCLEQVLCSEQGITGTIRVLNLAYEKKVTVHYSFTNWRTQTEATASWLSGGNHVGGDCNTETDIFRFCLPVPPFLLQPGAVLEFAVCYNVKGFKYWDNNSGENYKMSCHSYKVTVPRECEDSMLHFT from the coding sequence ATGGCCTGGGTTTGTGAGAAAAAGCAGCCAGGTGAAAAGAGTGGGTCCCAGCCTCAGATCATCAGTGGCTCCACAACTAAAATCACCACCATTCGTCTTCGGGACCTCTATGATCCAAAGCCTCAACCTCCCAAAGCTCCAGTGCGGATTCGCCCCCCAGGTCCAAGACCTCCTTCAACTCAGCAGCTCAGTCCAAAGCACAGCCTCACCATTGATCCTCCAACAAAGACGGTCATGAGGAGACGAGCTcagtctcttcctctgtctACAGGGAAGAAAAAGGAGCTCAGGATCCAGCAGGTCCGTTTCGTGGACTCACTGGGACTTGATTTAGAGGAAGTCAAGGTCTTTAAAACTCAAGAACACCCGCTGATACCCCAACATGTTATGTTTAGACTGCTGATGAGCTCAGAGCTTACTTTTGGGAAGTCTCTGGAGTTGTCCCTGCCTTACTTCAAACCTTGTTTTCCTGAGGACTTGAGAAACCATCCTGACTTTGTGAGGAAACTCTGCACTCAGAGCGTGTGCCTGGAGCAGGTTCTGTGCTCAGAGCAGGGGATAACGGGCACAATACGAGTACTGAATTTAGCATATGAGAAAAAGGTCACAGTGCACTATTCTTTCACCAACTGGAGAACCCAAACAGAAGCAACAGCATCATGGCTGTCAGGGGGGAACCATGTGGGTGGGGATTGCAACACAGAGACGGATATCTTCAGATTTTGTCTTCCTGTGCCACCCTTCCTTTTGCAGCCAGGGGCTGTTTTAGAATTTGCAGTCTGCTACAATGTAAAAGGATTTAAGTACTGGGACAATAACAGTGGAGAAAATTACAAAATGTCCTGCCACAGCTACAAGGTGACTGTGCCAAGAGAGTGTGAGGACAGCATGCTGCATTTCACCTGA